A window of the Candidatus Tanganyikabacteria bacterium genome harbors these coding sequences:
- a CDS encoding flagellar hook-basal body protein: MIRGIYTSASAMVTQMAQQDVISNNLANLNTVGFKRDLALFRARTPMHMLKMQPAVPGLGAPAMINSLGTIYIDAMVDQISAAHSQGDLKDTDNPSDLALRGDGFFVIRDRQGNEVLSRNGEFHVDPQRRLVDGEGNPVLGRAGEILLPDRGRLTISDDGTVIAGTQEIDKLRIVTVPDPMNQLKKQGANYYVPGPGIPVFTSRNFTVHQGFLEMSSASPITEMVNMISALRTYEASQRTMTTLDETLGRAVNDIARPA; encoded by the coding sequence TTGATCCGCGGGATCTATACGTCCGCTTCGGCCATGGTGACCCAGATGGCGCAGCAGGATGTCATTTCCAACAACCTGGCCAACCTGAACACCGTGGGGTTCAAGCGCGACCTGGCGCTGTTCCGCGCCCGTACGCCGATGCACATGCTCAAGATGCAGCCCGCGGTGCCCGGCCTCGGTGCCCCGGCCATGATCAACAGTCTGGGCACGATCTACATCGACGCGATGGTCGACCAGATCAGCGCGGCGCACTCCCAGGGCGATCTCAAGGACACCGACAACCCGAGCGACCTCGCCCTCCGCGGGGACGGCTTCTTCGTCATCCGCGATCGCCAGGGCAACGAGGTACTTTCGCGCAACGGCGAGTTCCATGTGGACCCGCAGCGCCGCCTGGTGGACGGCGAGGGCAACCCCGTCCTGGGCCGAGCCGGCGAGATCCTCCTCCCCGACCGCGGCAGGCTCACCATCTCGGATGACGGCACCGTCATCGCGGGCACGCAGGAAATCGACAAGCTCCGCATCGTGACCGTCCCCGACCCGATGAACCAGCTCAAGAAGCAGGGGGCCAACTACTACGTCCCGGGGCCGGGCATCCCCGTCTTCACATCCAGGAACTTCACGGTCCACCAGGGGTTCCTCGAGATGTCGTCGGCCAGCCCGATCACCGAGATGGTCAACATGATCAGCGCCCTGCGCACCTACGAGGCGTCCCAGCGCACGATGACCACGCTGGACGAGACCCTGGGCCGCGCCGTCAACGACATCGCCAGGCCCGCGTAG
- a CDS encoding lytic transglycosylase domain-containing protein, giving the protein MSLEPSGLDQILSRIREIEARFVPPPVPPRPPEAGTEAGPTRLSYAPGDAGPDQIDPGEASTQSYDFAAALAKAAGKSGMDPKLLAAVVRVESGGDPRSRSHKGAMGLMQLMPETARDYGVRNPYDPVDNMTGGGKYLKRMIGKFGGDLSLGLAAYNAGENAVSRHKGVPPYRETQAFVRRVLDIYQGNQP; this is encoded by the coding sequence ATGAGCCTGGAGCCGTCGGGCCTCGACCAGATCCTCTCGCGGATCCGCGAGATCGAGGCCCGTTTCGTGCCACCGCCCGTTCCGCCGCGGCCTCCCGAGGCCGGCACGGAGGCCGGCCCCACCCGACTATCCTATGCCCCTGGCGATGCCGGCCCCGATCAGATTGACCCGGGCGAGGCCAGCACCCAGAGCTACGATTTCGCGGCCGCCCTCGCCAAGGCGGCCGGCAAGTCCGGCATGGACCCCAAGCTCCTGGCCGCGGTGGTCCGGGTCGAATCCGGCGGCGATCCCCGATCGCGCAGCCACAAGGGCGCCATGGGCCTCATGCAGCTCATGCCCGAGACGGCGCGGGATTACGGCGTGCGCAACCCCTACGACCCGGTCGACAACATGACGGGGGGCGGCAAGTACCTCAAGCGGATGATCGGCAAGTTCGGCGGCGACCTGTCGCTGGGCCTGGCCGCGTACAACGCCGGCGAAAACGCCGTGTCCCGCCACAAGGGCGTCCCCCCTTACCGCGAGACCCAGGCCTTCGTCCGCCGGGTCCTGGATATCTACCAAGGCAACCAGCCTTAA